TTGCTCTTGACCCCAACTCAACCCCacccttctctctcccctcccagaCATCAACAAGTTCCTGTGGATGGTTCGCATCGGCGGCAGCACTGACACCGGCCGCCACATCAAGGAGCACGACTACTACACCCCCACTGGCGAGTTCCGCGTCGACCGCGAGGGCTCCCCTGTGCTGCTCAACTGCCTCATGTACAAGATGTGCTACTATCGCTTTGGCCAGGTCTACACCGAGGCCAGTAAGTCCCTGGGGCCACCTCAGCGGGGGTGACACCGATTTTTGGGGCCACCCCGACACCTCCTCCTTCCCGCAGAGCGGCCGCCGGGCTACGACCGTGTGCGCAATGCCGAAATCGGCAACAAGGACTTCGAACTGGACGTCCTGGAGGAGGCATACACCACCGAGCACTGGCTGGTGCGGATATACAAGGTAACAGCCCCAAAATGAGCCGAAAAACTCACAGGTTTgggaaaaaacattaattttccaACTAACTCGGTGTTTTTTTCACCCCGTAGGTGAAGGATTTGGACAACCGTGGTTTGTCTCGGACGTAGAGGAGCCGCCGCCACACCCTTGGCTTGTGATGCAGAAATAGGGGGGTTTGGGcgttggtttttttgtgatttttggatttattttcaagggggtcattttattttgattttttttttttgttttgtactgTTTGTAAGTGCCGGcagccgcccggccccgccgggggGACGATTTTTATACACGGAGCAGCCACCGAATCCCAAATTATGGCTTTGACCGAGGGGGTCGATTCACAGGGAAtcacaaataataataatgagtttaaaaaacaaaggcgACTTCGGTGGGTTTTTTACCCAAATTCTGAGGGTAGTTTTTTCCATCTCGCGCGGTTctggggaaggatttggggggagTTTTGCCGGTTTTTAGTGGGTTTGGATGAAATAATGGAGTGAATGGGGTTGGGAAGGGGCGTGGCCGGGGCGGCTGGCGTAGTCAGGGCGCTTGGGGGCGtggcccaggggctgggggcgtggccagggcggGGAGGCGTGGGGCGTCGTGCTGCGCGCGCAGGGCGTGGATTGTGGCGCCGGCGGGAAACTGCagcgcggcgggagcggcgccggTACCGGGGGCCGGGGATGGCGGTGCCGTTCGTGGAGGATTGGGACCTGGTGCAGACGCTCGGAGAAGGCGCCTACGGGGAGTGAGTGCGGCGGGACCGGGGAGGGGGACATTGGACACCCCTTGCGCACCCactgcccccccagctgcccttTGCACACCCGCTACTTAGCCATTGCTTGCCCTGGGTTTGGCCACTGCTTGCCCATCGTCTGCCCCTTATGTGGCTACTACTTGCCTGCTGTTTGCTCATTGTGTGCCCCGTGTTTGGCCACTGTTTGCCCCTTATCCGGCCAGTGTTTGCCCGCTATTTGCCCACTGCTTGGCCGCTGTGTGCCCCATGTTTGGCCACTGCTTGCCCATTGCTTGCCTTATGTTTGGCTACTGCTTGCCCACTGTCTGCCCCTTATGTAGCCACTACTTGCCCACTGCTTGGCCATTGCTTGCCCCTTAGGTGGCCAGTGTTTGCCCCTTATGTGCCCACTGTTTGCTCATTGCATGTTTGCCTGCTGCTTGCCCATTGCATGCCCATTATGTGGCTACCACTTGCTCACTGCTTGCCCATTGCATGCCCCATGTTTGGCCACTGCTTGTCCCTTACGTGCCTGCCGCTGGCCTACTGTTCAGCCATCGTGTGCCCCTTATGTGGCTACTACTTGCCCACTGCACGCCTTGTGTTTGCCCACTGCTTGCCTTGCATTTGGCCACTGTTTGCCCACTGCTTGCCCATTGTGTGCCCTTTATGTGGCTACTGCTTGGCTGCTGCGCGCCTCATGTTTGGCCACTTCTTGGCCATTGCTTGCCCCTTAGGTGGCCACTGCCCATCGTGTGACCCATGTTTGGCCACTGTTTGCCCCTTATGCACCTGCTTTGTGGCCACTGTTTTCCCATTGCATGCCCATTATATGGCTACTTTGTGCCCTGCATTTGGCCACTGCTTGCCCATTGCGTGTCTTGTCTTTGGCCGCTGTTTGCACCTTATGTGGCCACTGTTTGACCACTGCTTGCCCATCACATGCCTCTTATATGGCCACTACTCACCCACTGCACGCCCCGTGTTTGCCCATTGCTTGCCCTGCATTTGACCACTGTTTGCCCCTTATGTGGCCACCACTCGCCCACCCGGCGGCCCCCACGGCGTTTCGGTGCCCGCAGGGTCCAGCTGGCGCTGAACCGCCGCACAGGCGAGGCCGTGGCTGTGAAGATCGTGGACATGAAGCGCGCGGCCGACTGCCCCGAGAATGTCAAGAAGGAGATTTGCATCAACAAGATGCTCAACCACGACAACGTCGTCAAGTTCTACGGGCACCGGCGCGAAGGCACCACCCAGTACCTGTTCCTGGAGTACTGCAGCGGCGGGGAGCTCTTCGACCGCATCGGTACCCACCCCGAATTAATTCATACCAAAAGTTAATCCTGAAATGGTTAAAAGTGGGGTTTTGATCTATTTATCCTCCCCGGCGCAGAGCCGGACATCGGGATGCCGGAGCCGGATGCGCAGCGGTTCTTCCAGCAGCTCATCGCTGGGGTGGtgagatgatctttcgaggtcccttccaagccctaAAATTCTGTGACGCCGGTTCCTGCTCCGGCCCGACCCTCATCTTCCTCGGCAGGTTTATCTGCACGGCATCGGCATCACCCACCGCGACCTCAAACCTGAGAACCTGCTGCTGGACGAGCGAGGTGGGCGGACACCGCGTCCTTCCCcgtttaatttttaatctcaATCTGGGTTTTTAATTTGAGTTTCGCGGCTCAGACAACCTGAAGATCTCGGATTTTGGCCTGGCCACTGTGTTCAAGCACAACGGGCGGGAGCGGCTGCTCAACAAGATGTGCGGGACGCTGCCCTACGTGGCCCCCGAACTGCTGCGGCGCCACGAGTTCCGCGCCGAGCCCGTGGATGTCTGGGCGTGCGGCGTGGTGCTCACCGCCAtgctggctggaggtgggaCCTATAGTGGGACCTATAGAGCACATACTGGGGGGGGATGCACAAGGAGCTCAAGGAAAAGCGCCATGGGGCTTTGCACATTGCAAAAATGTGGCATGTTGCAAGACTTTTGCACACTGAAGTGTGTTTGCACACTGCAGGGCTTTTGCACATTGCAAGACTTTTGTGCATTGCAAGACTTGTGCATGTTGCAAGACTTTTGCATATTGCAAGATTTTTGCACACTGCAGTGTATTTGCATGCTGCAGGGCTTCTGCACCTTGCAAGACTTTTGCACGCCATGGGGCATTTGCACATTTCAAGACATTTGCACGTTGGAAGACTTGCACCTTACAATACTTTTGCACGCCATGGGGCACTTGCACCTTGCAGAGCGTTTGCATGCCACAGGGCTTTGCATGCCCCAGGGCTTTGCACTTGCGAGACTTTTGCatgctgcaatattttttgCACATTGCAAGACTTTTGCACGCTGTGGGGCTTTTGCACATTGCAAGACTTTTGCATGTTGCAATATCTTTGCGCATCACAACACCCGCCTTTGCGTGTTGCCCCTTTTCAAATGGTGCTTTGTTCCCCCtcccctgggcagagctgccctgggacCAGCCCAGCGACAGCTGCCAGGAGTACAGCGACTGGAAAGAGCGCAAGACTTACCTCCCGCCCTGGAAGAAAATCCACTCAGCGCCTCTAGGTAAGCACCCGGCAGGTGGGGCCACGCGACGTCCCCCCGATCGTCACCgtgtgtcccctctgtgtccccagcgctgctgcacAAGATCCTGACGGAGAGCCCGGCGGCGCGGATCACCATCCCCGACATCAAGAAGGACCGTTGGTTCAGCCGGCCGCTCAAAAAGGGTAAGGATGCCGGGGAAAGCGCCACCTCCCATCTCAAAATTTGGGGGGTGATGCGGTGACTTGTCCCCTCACAGGCGTCAAGCGGCCCCGTGGATCCTCAGGCGGCATCGGCGACTCCCCCAGCGGCTTCTCCAAGCACGTCCGCTCTGACACAGACTTCTCGCCGGTGAAGAGCGTGCTGGGGTGAGCGGCCACCATGTCCCTTTGCTTGCTGAGTCTCACACAAGTTCCTGTGCCTCTGCATCGTGCAGTTCTTTGCACAATGCAATCCTTTGCACTAATTCTTTGCACTTTGCAGTTCTTTGCACTTTGCAGTTCTTTGCACAACACAAAGCTTGGCACTTTGCAGGTCTTTGCATGATGGAGGCTGTTGCACTTTGCAGTTCTTTGCGCTTTGCAATTTGCACCTTGCATGGCTTTGCTCTTTGCAGTTCTTTGCACACTGCAGTTCTTTGCAGTTCTTTGCACCCCACAGGGCTTTGCACTTTGCAGTTCTTTGCATGTGAAAGGCTTTTGCGTTTCGCAATTCTTTGCACCTTGCAGGGCTTTGTACCCTACAGGGCTTTGCGCTTTGCGGTTCTTTACACGTTGCGGAGGTTTGCATGACACAAGGCTTCGTGCTTTGCAATTCTTTGCATGATGAAGGCTTTTGCGCTTTGCAATTCTTTGCACATTGCAGAGCTTTGCACAACACAGGGCTTTTGCATGGTGCGATTCTTTGCGTGCTGCAGGGCTTTGTGGAGTGCAAGACTTTGCACTTTGCAGTTCTTTGCGCTTTGCAGTTCTTTGCACAATGCAAGACTTTGCAATTCTTTGCACGTTTCAGGGCTTTGCGCTTTGCAGTTCTTTGTGTGTTGGAGGCTTTTGCACTTTGCGATTCTTTGCACATTGCAGAGCTTTGCACCCCGCAAGGCTTTGCACTTTGCAGTTCTTTGCACGCCACAGAGGTTTGCACAACACAATGCTTTGCAATTCTTTGTGTGTCAAACGCTTTTGCACTTCGTGATTCTTTGCACTTTACAATTCATTGCATGTTGCAGGGCTTTGCGTTTTGCAATATTTTGCAATTCTTTGCACGTTGCAAGGCTATGCACAATGCAATTCTTTGCACTTTGTGATTCTTTGTATgttgcagagctctgcacaTTGCAGGGCTTTTGCACTTCTTTGCACTTTGCAATTGTTTGCACCCGCAGGGCTTTGCACTTTGCAATTCTTTGCAGGTTGCCGAGCTTTGCAGCCTGCAGGGCATTGCAGTTCTTTGCGTGTCAAAGGCTTTTGCATGTTGCAGTTCTTTACCCTTCGCAATTCTTTGTCTGTTGCAAGGGTTTGAACGTTGCAATCCTTTGCACTAATTCTTTGCACTTTGCAGTTCATCGCGCTTTGCAATTCTTTGCATGCTGCAATCCTTTGTGCTTTGTAATTCTTTGCACTTTCTAAGTCTTTGCATGCTGCGGGGCTCTCCCTCTGTCTTCACCACCTGGTCTGTAGAACCCACACACACTCCCACGTTTTCACCACCCCACAACATCCCCCATCCCCTCCTCATCCCCGTCCCCTCTCCCATGTCCCCTCCACCGCAGCGAGGACCACGCCAGCTACTCCACGTCGCAGCCGGAGCCCGGCACGGGTGGGATGCCATGGGACAGCGGAGCCGCCGCCATCGACAAGTTGGTGCAGGGGATCAGCTTCTCGCAGCCCGCCTGCCCTGAGCACATGCTGCTCAACAGCCAGCTGCTCGGCACCCCCGGCTCCTCACAGGTGCAGCTCGTGggaatttggggtgcagcttTGCAGGGTTCATAATATCAAGATGCAAATTTGCAATATCTGGGAGGCGGCTTTGCAACGAGTTTCAGTTTGGGGCGCAGCTTTGCAAGGTTTTGGCATCTCAGGATGCAGCTTTGCAATGTCTGGAATGCAGCTTTGCAATATTTGGGGAGCGCTTTGCAATATCTGGGGTGAATTTGCAAtatttggggtgcagctttGCAGGGTGTTTAAGGAGGAACTTTGTAATATTGGGGATGCAGCTTTGCAGGGTTTGGCATCTCTGAACACAACTTGGCAATATTTGGTTGCAATTTGCGGTATTTGgggagcagctttgcagaatgtGTAATATTAGGGAGGAACTTTGCAATATCggggatgcagctctgcagggttCGGCAATCTCAAAATGCAGCTTTGCAAtatttggggtgcagctttGCAGGACTTTTAGTATCAAGATGCAACTTAGCAAAGTTTAGGGTACAGCTTTTCAGCGTTTATAAAACCAGGGTGCAACTTTGCAGGGTTTTGCTTCTCGGGATGCAGCTTTGCAATATCTGGGGTGCAATTTGCAATATTTGAGGTGCAGCTTTGCAGGATATTTAATATTAGGGAGGAACTTTGTAATACTGGggatgcagctccccagggtttggaatgcagctctgcaggcttcATAATATCAGGACGCAAATTTGCAATATCGGGGAGGCGGCTTTGCAACAAGTTTCGGCTCGGGGCGCAGCTTTGCAAGGTTTGGCATCTCAGGATGCAGCTTTGCAATGTTTGGGGTGCAATTTGCAATGTTTGGGGTGCAGCTTTGCAATATCTGGGGTGCACTTTTGCAGGGTTTGGCATCACAGGATGCAATTTGCAATACTTGGGGTGCACTTTGCAATATTCGGGACGCTGCTTTGAAGTTTTGGGGTGCAACTTGGCAGGATTTTAGTCTCAGGATGCAACTTCCCAAAGTTTGGGGTGCAGCTTTGCAGCGTTTATAATACCAGGGTGCAACTTTGAAGGGTTTGGCATTTCGGGATGCAACTTTGCAATATTTGGGGAGCGATCTGCAATATTTGGGGTGCAACTTTGCAATATTTGGGTTGCAACCTGACAATATTTGGTTGCAATTTGCAAtatttggggtgcagctttGCAGGATGTTTAATATTAGGGAGCAACTTTGCAATATCAGGATGCAGCTTTGCAATATTTATCATCTCTGGGTGCAAGTTTGCAGAATTTAGGGTGCAACTTTGCAAAGTTTAGAGTGCAGCTTTGCAGTGTTTGTAATACCAAGGTGCAACTTTGCAACACTGAGGATGCAGCTTTGCAACATTTACCATCTCCGGGTGCAACTTTGTAGTATTTGGGGTGTAACTTTGTGATATTTTTAGTGTCAGGACCCAACTTCCCAAAGTTTGGGTGCAAATTTGCAGGATTTGCAAAATCTGGGATTTGGGGCACAGCTTTGCAATATCGGGGTCCAACTTCACACTATTTATAATATTTGGGGTGCAATTTGCAAGATATATGTAAGATTAAGCAGCAAATTTgcaatatttataatatttaaaagcagctttgccATATGTATAATATTAAGGAACAATTTTGCAATATTTGGGACATGCCTTTGCGGTATTTTAAGTATTTGGGGAGCAACTTTGCGATATTTCAAACGCAAATTTGCAGCCTGGGTGCTGCAACTCGCGGTGTTTGCCATCAGGGGGTGCAGCTTTGCAAGATTTTCTCTTCAATCTGGGGTTTTGCAGAGCCAGGGGTTGTAATTTGGGAGGGGGAGTGTAacttttttggggtttttttgggatgGCAGAGTCCATGGCAGCGGCTGGTGAAGAGGATGACACGTTTCTTCACCAAACTGGACGCTGACGGTTCGTACCGCACCCTGCAGGAGGTTTGTGAGAAGATGGGGTATGGCTGGAAGAAAAGCTGCGCCAACCAGGTAAGAGCGAAATTTGGGGGAAATTCTCCCCATGTTGGGGCATCTGTGGATAATTTTGGGGGGTTTACCTGGTTCCGTGCGATGCGCAGGTCACTGTGTCGACCACGGACCGGAGGAACAACAAGCTGATCTTCAAGGTGAACctggtggagatggagagcAGGGTCCTGCTGGATTTCCGCCTCTCCAAGGTGAGCGGGGGGCGTGCAAGAGTGTGCAAGGTGGTGCAAGGGTGTGCAAAGTGGTGTGAGGTGGGTGTAGGTGGTTGCAAGGTGGTGCAAGGTGGTTACAAGACTGTGCAAAGTGTCTGCAAGGGGGGGGTGCAAGGTAAGGCGCAGTGGTTACAAGGTGGTGCAAGGTGGTTGCAAGGGGGTGCAAGGTGTGTGCAAGGTGGTGCAAAGCGGGTGCAAGGGTATAAGGTGGTGCAAAGTGAGTGCAAGATGGTGCAAACTGGTTGCAAGATGTGTGCAAGGTGTTTGCAAGATGGTGCAAGGTGTGTACAAGGTGGTGCAAAGTGG
This region of Caloenas nicobarica isolate bCalNic1 chromosome 26, bCalNic1.hap1, whole genome shotgun sequence genomic DNA includes:
- the CHEK1 gene encoding serine/threonine-protein kinase Chk1 isoform X3 — its product is MAVPFVEDWDLVQTLGEGAYGEVQLALNRRTGEAVAVKIVDMKRAADCPENVKKEICINKMLNHDNVVKFYGHRREGTTQYLFLEYCSGGELFDRIEPDIGMPEPDAQRFFQQLIAGVVYLHGIGITHRDLKPENLLLDERDNLKISDFGLATVFKHNGRERLLNKMCGTLPYVAPELLRRHEFRAEPVDVWACGVVLTAMLAGELPWDQPSDSCQEYSDWKERKTYLPPWKKIHSAPLALLHKILTESPAARITIPDIKKDRWFSRPLKKGVKRPRGSSGGIGDSPSGFSKHVRSDTDFSPVKSVLGEDHASYSTSQPEPGTGGMPWDSGAAAIDKLVQGISFSQPACPEHMLLNSQLLGTPGSSQSPWQRLVKRMTRFFTKLDADGSYRTLQEVCEKMGYGWKKSCANQVTVSTTDRRNNKLIFKVNLVEMESRVLLDFRLSKGDGLEFKRHFLKIKGKLSDIVSTQKLWLPPT
- the CHEK1 gene encoding serine/threonine-protein kinase Chk1 isoform X1; this encodes MPLIWPLLTHCTPRVCPLLALHLTTVCPLCGHHSPTRRPPRRFGARRVQLALNRRTGEAVAVKIVDMKRAADCPENVKKEICINKMLNHDNVVKFYGHRREGTTQYLFLEYCSGGELFDRIEPDIGMPEPDAQRFFQQLIAGVVYLHGIGITHRDLKPENLLLDERDNLKISDFGLATVFKHNGRERLLNKMCGTLPYVAPELLRRHEFRAEPVDVWACGVVLTAMLAGELPWDQPSDSCQEYSDWKERKTYLPPWKKIHSAPLALLHKILTESPAARITIPDIKKDRWFSRPLKKGVKRPRGSSGGIGDSPSGFSKHVRSDTDFSPVKSVLGEDHASYSTSQPEPGTGGMPWDSGAAAIDKLVQGISFSQPACPEHMLLNSQLLGTPGSSQSPWQRLVKRMTRFFTKLDADGSYRTLQEVCEKMGYGWKKSCANQVTVSTTDRRNNKLIFKVNLVEMESRVLLDFRLSKGDGLEFKRHFLKIKGKLSDIVSTQKLWLPPT
- the CHEK1 gene encoding serine/threonine-protein kinase Chk1 isoform X2, translating into MPLIWPLLTHCTPRVCPLLALHLTTVCPLCGHHSPTRRPPRRFGARRVQLALNRRTGEAVAVKIVDMKRAADCPENVKKEICINKMLNHDNVVKFYGHRREGTTQYLFLEYCSGGELFDRIEPDIGMPEPDAQRFFQQLIAGVVYLHGIGITHRDLKPENLLLDERDNLKISDFGLATVFKHNGRERLLNKMCGTLPYVAPELLRRHEFRAEPVDVWACGVVLTAMLAGELPWDQPSDSCQEYSDWKERKTYLPPWKKIHSAPLALLHKILTESPAARITIPDIKKDRWFSRPLKKGGIGDSPSGFSKHVRSDTDFSPVKSVLGEDHASYSTSQPEPGTGGMPWDSGAAAIDKLVQGISFSQPACPEHMLLNSQLLGTPGSSQSPWQRLVKRMTRFFTKLDADGSYRTLQEVCEKMGYGWKKSCANQVTVSTTDRRNNKLIFKVNLVEMESRVLLDFRLSKGDGLEFKRHFLKIKGKLSDIVSTQKLWLPPT